Proteins from one Mesorhizobium sp. M9A.F.Ca.ET.002.03.1.2 genomic window:
- a CDS encoding DNA-3-methyladenine glycosylase I — MPDFAKIRARAAKRKGGEETLASLLGPMPDNAAVADITDDRILSTMAERVFAAGFVWRVIEQKWPGFEEAFLRFEPKRLLFQPDDFWHDLAFDERIVRNPQKIKSVRENAAFVERVSKEHGGFGRFLADWPEDDQVGLMAYLGKHGSRLGGNTGQYFLRWLDWDAFIISADMAAALRDAGLDIAESPTSKKDLGKIQNQINAWAAETGLPRRHISRILAMSIGENHSPEALREYMGE; from the coding sequence ATGCCCGATTTCGCGAAAATCCGCGCCCGCGCGGCAAAACGCAAGGGCGGGGAAGAGACGCTTGCCTCGCTGCTGGGTCCCATGCCCGACAATGCCGCGGTGGCTGACATTACCGACGACCGCATCCTCTCGACCATGGCCGAGCGTGTTTTCGCCGCTGGTTTCGTCTGGCGCGTCATCGAGCAGAAATGGCCTGGTTTCGAAGAAGCGTTCCTCCGTTTCGAGCCGAAGCGGCTGTTGTTCCAGCCGGACGATTTCTGGCACGATCTGGCGTTCGACGAGCGCATCGTGCGCAATCCGCAGAAGATCAAGTCGGTTCGCGAAAACGCAGCCTTCGTCGAGCGTGTGTCGAAGGAGCATGGCGGCTTCGGCAGGTTCCTCGCCGATTGGCCTGAAGACGACCAGGTCGGCCTGATGGCCTATCTCGGCAAGCATGGCAGCCGGCTCGGCGGCAATACCGGCCAATATTTCTTGAGGTGGCTGGATTGGGACGCCTTCATCATCTCGGCCGACATGGCGGCGGCGCTGCGCGACGCCGGGCTCGATATTGCCGAAAGCCCGACGTCGAAGAAGGATCTCGGCAAGATCCAGAACCAGATCAATGCCTGGGCCGCCGAAACCGGCCTGCCGCGCCGGCATATTTCGCGCATTCTTGCGATGTCGATCGGCGAGAACCATTCGCCGGAAGCGCTGCGCGAATATATGGGCGAGTAG
- a CDS encoding NAD+ synthase encodes MTNKTAPDILRIAVAQLNPTVGDIAGNLAKAREARADAARQGADLMLFTELFLAGYPPEDLVLKPAFLKACERAAEDFARDTADGGPGVIIGTPLKRKSGTHNSIIFADGGKILAERYKLDLPNYGEFDEKRVFQAGPEIQGPVNFRGVRLGIPICEDIWGDVAVCETLAESGAEILLVPNGSPYYRGKVDVRHQIVIRQVIECGLPIIYANQLGGQDELIFDGASFAIGSDKTLAFQMSQFEETVNVTTWKRKDNGWVCSEGPMSRIPEKEEADYRACMLGLRDYVNKNGFKNVVLGLSGGIDSAICAALAVDALGEERLRAVMMPYRYTSKDSLKDAEDCARALGCRYDIVPIFEPVEGFLHTLTQLFEGTKEGITEENLQSRARGTILMAISNKFGSMVVTTGNKSEMSVGYATLYGDMNGGFNPIKDLYKMQVYALARWRNGHMPPGALGPSGEVIPTNIIDKAPSAELRENQTDQDSLPPYPVLDDILECLVENEMGVDDIVARGHDRATVTRVEHLLYIAEYKRRQAAPGVKITKKNFGRDRRYPITNRFRDGG; translated from the coding sequence ATGACCAACAAGACCGCCCCTGACATTCTGCGCATCGCCGTCGCCCAGCTCAACCCGACGGTCGGCGATATAGCAGGCAATCTCGCCAAGGCGCGCGAGGCGAGGGCGGATGCCGCCCGCCAGGGCGCCGACCTCATGCTGTTCACCGAGCTTTTCCTCGCCGGCTATCCGCCCGAGGATCTGGTGCTGAAGCCGGCGTTCCTGAAGGCCTGCGAGCGGGCGGCGGAGGATTTTGCCAGGGATACCGCCGATGGCGGGCCGGGCGTCATCATCGGCACGCCGCTGAAGCGCAAGAGCGGCACGCACAACTCGATCATCTTTGCCGATGGCGGCAAGATCCTTGCCGAGCGCTACAAGCTCGATCTGCCGAATTACGGTGAGTTCGACGAGAAGCGGGTGTTCCAGGCCGGTCCTGAAATCCAGGGGCCGGTCAATTTCCGGGGCGTGCGCCTGGGGATTCCGATCTGCGAAGACATCTGGGGCGATGTCGCCGTGTGCGAGACGCTGGCCGAAAGCGGCGCGGAAATCCTGCTGGTGCCGAACGGCTCGCCCTACTATCGCGGCAAGGTCGATGTCCGCCACCAGATTGTCATTCGCCAGGTCATCGAATGCGGATTGCCGATCATCTACGCCAACCAGCTTGGCGGCCAGGACGAACTGATCTTCGACGGCGCGTCGTTTGCCATAGGTTCAGACAAGACGCTGGCCTTCCAGATGAGCCAGTTCGAGGAGACGGTCAACGTCACCACCTGGAAGCGAAAAGATAATGGCTGGGTCTGCTCCGAAGGTCCGATGTCGAGAATCCCGGAAAAGGAGGAGGCCGATTATCGCGCCTGCATGCTGGGCCTGCGCGATTACGTCAACAAGAACGGTTTCAAGAATGTCGTGCTCGGCCTTTCCGGCGGTATCGATTCGGCGATCTGTGCAGCACTTGCCGTCGATGCGCTCGGCGAGGAACGGCTGCGTGCCGTGATGATGCCTTACCGCTACACCTCCAAGGACTCGCTCAAGGACGCCGAGGACTGCGCCCGCGCGCTTGGCTGCCGTTACGACATCGTGCCGATCTTCGAGCCGGTCGAAGGTTTTTTGCACACGCTGACGCAGCTTTTCGAGGGCACCAAGGAAGGCATCACCGAGGAAAACCTGCAGAGCCGCGCGCGCGGCACCATTTTGATGGCAATCTCCAACAAATTCGGCTCGATGGTCGTCACCACCGGCAACAAGAGCGAGATGTCGGTCGGTTACGCCACGCTCTACGGCGACATGAACGGCGGCTTCAACCCGATCAAGGACCTCTACAAGATGCAGGTCTATGCGTTGGCGCGCTGGCGCAACGGCCACATGCCGCCGGGTGCGTTGGGCCCCTCGGGCGAGGTGATCCCGACCAACATCATCGACAAGGCACCGTCGGCGGAACTGCGCGAGAACCAGACGGATCAGGATTCGCTGCCGCCCTATCCAGTGCTGGACGACATATTGGAGTGTCTGGTCGAGAACGAGATGGGCGTCGACGACATCGTAGCGCGCGGCCACGACCGTGCGACGGTGACACGCGTCGAGCACCTGCTCTACATCGCCGAATACAAGCGCCGGCAGGCAGCGCCCGGCGTGAAGATCACCAAGAAGAATTTCGGCCGCGACCGCCGTTATCCCATCACCAACCGGTTCAGGGATGGCGGATAG
- a CDS encoding GNAT family N-acetyltransferase: MSDCEISFDVSRIDFRATSDLLMASYWGSGRSDETHRRAFANSLCVGAYLDGNQVGFGRAITDRTVFAYLADVIIWPEHRGQGIGIRLVQALIDHPDCKTVTHWSLSTNDAHGLYEKLGFRPSTDGRYMRLDRIPAG; the protein is encoded by the coding sequence ATGTCTGATTGTGAAATCAGCTTCGACGTCTCGCGGATCGACTTCCGGGCGACCTCCGACCTGTTGATGGCAAGCTACTGGGGCTCAGGGCGCAGCGACGAGACCCATCGCCGCGCCTTTGCCAACTCGCTTTGCGTGGGCGCCTATCTCGACGGCAACCAGGTCGGCTTCGGCCGGGCAATCACCGACCGCACGGTCTTCGCCTATCTCGCCGACGTCATCATCTGGCCGGAACATCGCGGGCAAGGCATCGGCATCCGGCTTGTCCAGGCGCTCATCGATCATCCGGATTGCAAGACAGTCACGCACTGGAGCCTGTCGACCAACGACGCCCACGGGCTGTACGAAAAGCTCGGTTTCAGGCCATCCACCGATGGCCGCTATATGCGGCTCGACCGCATCCCGGCAGGCTGA
- the gltX gene encoding glutamate--tRNA ligase, translating into MTVTVRFAPSPTGRIHIGNARTALFNWLFAMNNKGRFIQRFDDTDVARSTQEFSDAILYDLHWLGIFPDATEYQSRRFEIYDAAMEKLKAARLLYACYETPEELDLRRKVRRTRGLPPVYGREALTLTPEQIAEYQADGRRPHWRFLLPNFTSDPLAPERTEIRWNDLVRGEETVDLASLSDPVLQREDGTYLYTLPSVVDDIEMSVSHVIRGDDHVTNTGVQIALFQALGAEPPVFGHHNLLTTASGEGLSKRTGALSIESLRETGIEPMAVASLAALVGTSENVAAVPDMAELARRFEPAAASKSAAKFDPDELFVLNRALLHHMPFSEARDRLIVLGISGEQAEPFWLAVRGNLDRLADAAIWWRTLRDGPQEQPDFSDIDRDFLRQAFDLLPEDPWNGSVWKDWTGKIREVTGRKGKALFMPLRLALTGQPSGPELADLLPLMGREGTLARRP; encoded by the coding sequence ATGACAGTTACCGTCCGTTTCGCCCCATCACCGACCGGCCGTATTCATATCGGCAATGCGCGCACCGCGCTGTTCAACTGGCTGTTCGCCATGAACAACAAGGGCCGCTTCATCCAGCGCTTCGACGACACCGACGTCGCGCGCTCGACGCAGGAATTCTCCGACGCCATCCTCTACGACCTGCATTGGCTGGGCATCTTTCCTGACGCCACGGAATACCAGTCACGGCGCTTCGAAATCTACGATGCGGCGATGGAGAAATTGAAGGCGGCGCGACTTCTCTATGCCTGCTACGAAACCCCGGAAGAGCTCGATCTCAGGCGCAAGGTCCGTCGCACGCGCGGCCTGCCGCCGGTCTACGGCCGCGAAGCGCTGACGCTGACGCCCGAGCAGATCGCCGAATACCAGGCCGATGGCCGCCGGCCGCACTGGCGCTTTCTCCTGCCCAATTTCACCAGTGATCCCTTGGCGCCGGAGCGCACCGAAATCCGCTGGAACGATCTGGTGCGCGGCGAGGAAACCGTCGACCTCGCCTCGCTTTCCGACCCGGTTCTGCAACGCGAGGACGGCACCTATCTCTACACCTTGCCCTCGGTGGTCGATGACATCGAGATGTCAGTCAGCCATGTCATCCGCGGCGACGACCACGTCACCAATACGGGCGTGCAGATAGCCCTGTTCCAGGCGCTCGGTGCCGAACCGCCGGTGTTCGGCCACCACAATCTCTTGACCACAGCATCGGGCGAGGGCCTGTCGAAGCGGACCGGCGCGCTGTCCATCGAGAGCCTGCGCGAGACCGGCATCGAACCGATGGCCGTCGCCTCGCTGGCGGCGCTTGTCGGCACCTCGGAAAATGTTGCGGCGGTGCCTGACATGGCCGAGCTTGCCCGGCGTTTCGAGCCGGCCGCTGCGTCGAAATCCGCCGCCAAGTTCGACCCGGACGAGCTCTTCGTGCTCAACCGCGCGCTGCTGCACCATATGCCGTTTTCCGAGGCGCGCGACCGGCTGATCGTGCTCGGCATATCAGGCGAACAGGCCGAGCCCTTCTGGCTGGCTGTGCGCGGCAATCTCGACAGGCTGGCCGATGCAGCGATCTGGTGGCGCACGCTTCGCGACGGCCCACAGGAGCAGCCGGATTTTTCCGACATCGATCGCGATTTCCTTCGCCAGGCGTTCGATCTTCTGCCGGAAGATCCGTGGAACGGGTCGGTGTGGAAGGATTGGACGGGCAAGATCAGGGAAGTGACCGGCCGCAAGGGCAAGGCGCTGTTCATGCCGCTCAGGCTGGCGCTTACGGGACAGCCTTCGGGGCCGGAGCTTGCAGATCTATTGCCGCTTATGGGTCGGGAAGGAACGCTGGCCCGACGACCCTGA
- a CDS encoding DUF2865 domain-containing protein: MKGAGLKLTHAAALLGAMALSGFAVTQPQAASRVCRQLEADLAAASRGGGGKPALLRKYDDAIVRQREQISKAGRQSDRAGCGFSLFERNRNACAALDATLDRMNANLDALQVKRAQLAGGGSRRDRARILASLDANGCRDSAEPSERTPALESNRDNGEGNLLDRLLGDAGSQADALDEPGDPDEERGIRAMINQPDGMDLPRLGGEFRTMCVRTCDGYFFPMSNAASPGDFERDQKNCDSSCPGTEMQVFYTRGIGDDSADMTSSVTGRRYSELPTAYLYKQPETARPPACGCNAAQNFEIIAGNPPSPEQAEAEVETTPFIPVPVAKPDPGADPETLANVEGGLDREAIKRLAVRPSPTTLPPPEQRKIRVVGPAFLPDP; encoded by the coding sequence ATGAAGGGCGCGGGGTTGAAGCTGACGCATGCCGCGGCGCTGCTCGGCGCCATGGCGTTGTCAGGCTTTGCCGTCACCCAGCCGCAGGCGGCCTCCCGTGTTTGCCGCCAGCTGGAAGCCGATCTCGCGGCCGCTTCACGCGGTGGCGGCGGCAAGCCGGCCCTGCTCAGGAAATACGACGACGCGATCGTGCGGCAGCGCGAGCAGATTTCAAAGGCAGGCCGCCAGTCCGACCGTGCCGGCTGCGGCTTTTCGCTGTTCGAGCGCAATCGCAACGCATGCGCCGCACTCGATGCCACGCTCGACCGCATGAACGCCAATCTCGATGCCCTGCAGGTCAAGCGCGCGCAACTTGCCGGCGGTGGCTCGCGCCGTGATCGTGCACGCATATTGGCCTCGCTCGACGCCAATGGCTGCCGCGACAGCGCCGAGCCTTCGGAGCGCACGCCCGCCCTCGAATCAAACCGCGACAACGGCGAGGGAAATCTGCTCGATCGGCTTTTGGGCGACGCCGGAAGTCAGGCCGACGCGCTGGACGAGCCGGGCGATCCCGACGAAGAACGCGGTATCCGCGCCATGATCAACCAGCCCGACGGCATGGACCTGCCGCGCCTTGGCGGCGAATTCCGCACAATGTGCGTGCGCACCTGCGACGGCTATTTCTTCCCGATGTCGAATGCCGCCTCGCCGGGCGATTTCGAGCGCGACCAGAAGAACTGCGATTCGAGCTGCCCCGGCACCGAGATGCAGGTGTTTTATACGCGCGGCATTGGCGACGATTCGGCTGACATGACGTCTTCGGTGACCGGCAGGCGCTACAGCGAGCTGCCGACCGCCTATCTCTACAAGCAGCCCGAAACGGCGCGCCCGCCGGCCTGCGGCTGCAACGCCGCACAGAATTTCGAAATCATTGCCGGCAATCCGCCAAGCCCGGAACAGGCTGAGGCCGAAGTGGAGACCACGCCGTTCATTCCGGTGCCGGTCGCCAAACCCGATCCAGGCGCCGACCCCGAGACTTTGGCCAATGTCGAAGGCGGGCTCGATCGCGAAGCCATCAAGCGCCTCGCCGTCAGGCCTTCGCCGACGACCTTGCCGCCGCCGGAACAGCGCAAGATCAGGGTCGTCGGGCCAGCGTTCCTTCCCGACCCATAA
- a CDS encoding MAPEG family protein, producing the protein MSFELAMLAASCVLCFVHIVLASHAASLQRGYRWTASARDVETPPLTVIPGRLERALRNFVETFPVFAAAVFLVHVLGRETALSEWGSGLYFSARVIYLPLYAFGVPLLRSLVWNVAFTGIALVLLASVWPDL; encoded by the coding sequence ATGAGCTTCGAACTAGCCATGCTCGCCGCGAGTTGCGTGCTCTGTTTCGTTCATATCGTGCTCGCCTCCCACGCAGCCAGCCTTCAGCGGGGTTATCGCTGGACGGCCAGCGCCAGAGACGTCGAAACCCCGCCACTCACCGTCATCCCAGGGCGCCTGGAAAGAGCGCTGCGAAATTTCGTCGAAACGTTTCCTGTGTTTGCTGCCGCGGTTTTTCTTGTCCATGTGCTCGGCCGCGAAACCGCGCTCAGTGAATGGGGGTCCGGCCTCTATTTTTCAGCCAGGGTGATCTACCTCCCGCTTTACGCGTTTGGTGTTCCCTTGCTGCGTTCGCTCGTGTGGAACGTTGCGTTTACTGGGATCGCCCTTGTTTTGCTCGCGTCCGTTTGGCCCGACCTGTGA
- a CDS encoding NADP-dependent malic enzyme — protein sequence MEGESKKTARSDLDEAALYFHKHPRPGKLEIQATKPLGNQRDLALAYSPGVAAPCLEIRDNPATAADYTARANLVGVVSNGSAVLGLGNIGPLASKPVMEGKAVLFKKFAGIDVFDIEIDAPGIERMVETISALEPTFGGINLEDIKAPECFEVEERLKARMAIPVFHDDQHGTAIIVAAAVLNGLEFAGKTISDIKIVTSGAGAAALACLNLLVSLGARVENIWVTDRFGVAYKGRVDEMDRWKDPYVKDTDARTLADVLPGADVFLGLSAAGVLKPELLQHMAPKPLILALANPNPEIMPEAARGARPDAMICTGRSDFPNQVNNVLCFPYIFRGALDCGASAINEEMKMAAVRAIAALAREEPSDVAARAYSGETPVFGPDFLIPSPFDPRLILRIAPAVAKAACDTGVATRPISDFAAYIDTLNRFVFRSGLVMKPVFSMAKTSSAKRVIYADGEDERVLRAAQVVLEEGIAEPILIGRPHVIEVRLKRYGLRIKPGVDFGLINPEDDPRYRHYVDLLIELAGRRGVTTEAARTMVRTNNTVIAALALKRGDADAMVCGLEGRFERHLRNVTLIIGPRPGIKDHDLSTLSMLISQRGIIFLTDTHVTVDPTAEEIAEMTVLAAEEIQRFGIEPKAALLSFSDFGSRDEPSALKMRQAAAILARIAPDLQCDGEMHADSALSEQLRQRVYPHSRLKGEANLLVFPNLDSANITLTALRAMMDALHVGPILLGTDRPAHILTPSVTSRGVVNMTALAVVEAAHKAQAILNLG from the coding sequence ATGGAAGGCGAAAGCAAAAAAACGGCCCGGTCGGACCTCGACGAAGCCGCACTCTACTTCCACAAGCACCCAAGACCCGGGAAGCTCGAAATCCAGGCAACGAAGCCGCTTGGCAACCAGCGCGACCTGGCGCTTGCCTATTCGCCCGGCGTCGCGGCGCCCTGCCTGGAAATCCGCGACAATCCGGCGACCGCGGCCGACTACACGGCGCGGGCCAATCTGGTCGGCGTCGTCTCCAATGGTTCGGCGGTGCTGGGCCTGGGCAATATCGGCCCGCTGGCCTCCAAGCCTGTCATGGAAGGCAAGGCGGTTCTGTTCAAGAAGTTCGCCGGCATCGACGTGTTCGACATCGAGATCGACGCCCCCGGCATCGAGCGCATGGTCGAAACGATCTCGGCGCTGGAGCCGACCTTCGGTGGCATCAACCTCGAGGACATCAAGGCGCCCGAATGCTTCGAGGTCGAGGAGCGGCTGAAGGCCCGCATGGCCATACCGGTCTTCCATGACGACCAGCACGGCACGGCGATCATCGTCGCCGCCGCCGTTCTCAACGGGCTGGAATTCGCCGGCAAGACGATCTCCGACATCAAGATCGTCACCTCCGGCGCAGGAGCCGCCGCCCTCGCCTGCCTCAACTTGCTGGTTTCGCTCGGCGCGCGCGTCGAAAACATCTGGGTCACCGACCGGTTCGGCGTCGCCTACAAGGGCCGCGTCGACGAGATGGACCGCTGGAAGGACCCTTATGTGAAGGACACAGACGCGCGCACGCTGGCCGACGTGCTGCCGGGCGCCGACGTGTTTCTCGGTCTTTCGGCCGCCGGCGTGCTGAAACCGGAACTGCTCCAGCACATGGCGCCAAAGCCGCTGATCCTGGCGCTGGCCAATCCCAATCCCGAGATCATGCCGGAAGCGGCACGTGGGGCGCGGCCAGACGCGATGATCTGCACCGGCCGTTCCGATTTCCCTAATCAGGTCAACAACGTACTCTGCTTTCCCTACATTTTCCGTGGCGCGCTGGACTGCGGCGCCAGCGCCATCAACGAAGAGATGAAGATGGCCGCGGTGCGGGCGATCGCGGCCCTTGCCCGCGAAGAGCCGTCGGATGTCGCCGCCCGCGCCTATTCCGGCGAAACGCCGGTCTTCGGTCCCGATTTCCTGATCCCCTCGCCGTTTGATCCCAGGCTGATCCTGCGCATCGCGCCGGCTGTCGCCAAGGCCGCCTGCGACACCGGCGTCGCCACACGGCCGATCTCCGACTTTGCCGCCTATATCGACACGCTGAACCGCTTCGTCTTCCGCTCCGGCCTGGTCATGAAGCCGGTGTTCTCGATGGCCAAGACATCGAGCGCCAAGCGCGTCATCTATGCCGACGGCGAGGACGAGCGCGTGCTGCGCGCCGCGCAAGTGGTGCTGGAGGAAGGCATCGCCGAGCCGATCCTGATCGGCCGCCCGCATGTCATCGAGGTCAGGCTGAAACGCTATGGGCTGCGCATCAAGCCGGGCGTCGATTTCGGCCTGATCAATCCCGAGGACGATCCTCGCTATCGCCACTATGTCGACCTTTTGATCGAGCTCGCCGGCCGGCGTGGCGTGACGACGGAAGCCGCGCGCACCATGGTGCGCACCAACAACACGGTGATCGCGGCACTTGCCCTCAAGCGTGGCGACGCCGATGCCATGGTCTGCGGCCTCGAAGGACGTTTCGAACGGCATCTGCGCAATGTCACCCTGATCATCGGCCCGCGCCCCGGCATCAAGGACCATGATTTGTCGACGCTTTCCATGCTGATCTCGCAGCGCGGCATCATTTTCCTGACCGACACCCATGTCACCGTCGATCCGACCGCCGAGGAGATCGCCGAAATGACGGTGCTGGCGGCCGAAGAAATACAGCGCTTCGGCATCGAGCCCAAGGCCGCCCTGCTCTCGTTCTCGGATTTTGGCTCGCGCGATGAGCCGAGCGCGCTCAAGATGCGGCAGGCAGCGGCGATCCTGGCGCGCATCGCGCCCGACCTGCAATGCGATGGCGAGATGCATGCCGACTCGGCGCTGTCGGAGCAGCTGCGCCAGCGCGTCTATCCGCATTCGCGGCTGAAGGGCGAAGCCAATCTGCTGGTGTTTCCCAACCTCGATTCGGCGAACATCACGCTCACCGCGCTGCGCGCGATGATGGACGCGCTGCATGTCGGGCCGATCCTGCTCGGCACCGACAGGCCGGCGCATATATTGACGCCGTCGGTGACGTCGCGCGGCGTGGTCAACATGACAGCGCTCGCCGTGGTCGAAGCAGCCCATAAGGCTCAGGCGATCTTAAATCTGGGCTGA
- a CDS encoding adenylate/guanylate cyclase domain-containing protein codes for MSGRALQTLIALVLAGVWGAGLGFAHWRGNMWSLDRVEATMTDLRTLVRGTAKPPELITIVAIDDEAVRNEGRYPLSRATLARIVDTTARFGPKAIAVDLLLVDPGTKDDDEALARSLRGTSSVIAAAAVYSGGKQSIAVEGDGPLARVPNAKRFLWPLKAFSDIAAVGVVNVVTDWTGTPRFVPLLFRAGDRTEASFSLRVAAMAVGEDPGIAPDYLSLGGQRIRTDIGHILPLTFYGPRGTIRTISATTVLGGQVDGGIIRDRIVVIGATATGAGDVFPTPFDPVLPGVEVMSTAIAHLMTGDGIVRDQYVRLADAGFAVMLPVVLVGLLAWRRNAIGLAAIVGVVVIWFVVNMTAFSYHIWLSAALPMAAAVPPAILFGAAQLWLGRNQAQYFAMQSELLQRVQAPGFEGWLAKHGDFLLEPVRRDAAIIFIDLSGFTGLSQTLGPNATRELLNTFHALVDEEVTSCGGVVTNFMGDGAMILFGLPEAATDDAFNAARCCAALSSRTNNWLVSLPASTASRLGFKIGAHHGTIVASRLGGKDRQHIATTGDTVNVASRLMEIAADQNAEVAVSDKMLQVAGRNCELFKSGALRGPVEAQVRGRSGSLAIWLWQSSQTL; via the coding sequence ATGAGCGGGCGAGCGCTTCAGACGCTGATCGCGCTCGTTCTGGCGGGTGTTTGGGGGGCCGGCCTTGGCTTTGCGCACTGGCGCGGCAACATGTGGTCCCTCGATCGCGTCGAAGCAACGATGACGGATCTTCGAACGCTTGTTCGGGGAACGGCAAAGCCGCCGGAGCTGATTACCATTGTCGCAATAGACGACGAAGCGGTCCGAAACGAGGGCCGCTATCCCCTTAGCCGCGCCACGCTTGCCCGGATTGTCGATACGACAGCTCGCTTTGGACCGAAAGCCATTGCGGTCGACCTGCTGCTGGTCGATCCCGGGACAAAAGATGATGATGAGGCGCTCGCGCGTTCGCTGCGTGGGACTTCAAGCGTAATCGCTGCTGCGGCGGTCTACTCGGGAGGTAAACAATCGATTGCAGTCGAGGGCGATGGCCCTCTCGCTCGAGTGCCGAATGCCAAGCGGTTTTTGTGGCCCCTGAAAGCGTTCTCGGATATCGCCGCTGTCGGCGTCGTGAACGTGGTTACCGACTGGACGGGAACGCCTAGGTTCGTCCCGTTGCTGTTTCGGGCCGGAGATCGGACGGAAGCGTCTTTCTCCCTGCGCGTTGCCGCCATGGCGGTGGGAGAGGATCCGGGAATTGCGCCCGACTATCTATCTCTGGGCGGACAGCGGATTCGGACGGACATTGGTCACATACTCCCTCTGACATTCTATGGCCCCCGCGGCACGATCCGCACGATCAGCGCCACGACGGTGCTGGGGGGCCAAGTCGATGGCGGCATTATTCGGGATCGAATTGTTGTGATCGGAGCAACTGCAACCGGCGCCGGCGATGTTTTCCCGACACCGTTTGATCCCGTGCTCCCAGGCGTCGAGGTCATGTCGACGGCCATTGCCCATCTGATGACCGGCGACGGCATAGTACGAGATCAGTACGTTCGCCTTGCAGATGCCGGCTTTGCAGTGATGCTGCCAGTGGTTCTTGTGGGGCTGTTGGCATGGCGTCGCAACGCCATCGGCCTTGCAGCGATCGTCGGCGTGGTTGTGATCTGGTTCGTGGTCAATATGACCGCATTCTCATACCATATCTGGCTGAGCGCGGCGTTGCCGATGGCCGCCGCCGTTCCGCCGGCTATTTTGTTCGGGGCCGCGCAGCTTTGGTTGGGCAGGAACCAGGCCCAGTATTTTGCCATGCAGAGCGAATTGCTTCAACGAGTTCAGGCCCCGGGCTTTGAGGGGTGGCTCGCGAAGCATGGCGACTTTCTCCTGGAACCTGTCCGGAGGGACGCCGCCATCATATTCATTGACCTGTCCGGTTTCACCGGACTGAGTCAAACATTAGGGCCGAACGCCACACGCGAACTTTTGAACACGTTCCATGCGTTGGTGGACGAAGAGGTGACAAGCTGCGGTGGTGTTGTCACGAATTTCATGGGTGACGGAGCCATGATCCTGTTCGGTCTACCGGAAGCAGCGACAGATGATGCCTTCAATGCTGCCCGCTGCTGCGCAGCGCTCTCCAGCCGTACCAACAATTGGCTCGTCTCGTTGCCCGCATCAACCGCATCTAGGCTCGGCTTCAAGATCGGAGCGCATCACGGAACAATCGTTGCGTCGCGACTCGGTGGCAAAGACCGCCAGCACATCGCGACTACGGGTGATACGGTCAACGTCGCCAGTCGCTTGATGGAGATCGCGGCCGACCAAAATGCCGAAGTCGCGGTGAGCGACAAAATGCTGCAAGTCGCCGGCCGCAACTGTGAGTTGTTCAAATCTGGTGCTCTGAGAGGACCTGTGGAAGCACAGGTCCGCGGGCGTTCAGGCTCGCTCGCAATCTGGCTGTGGCAGAGTTCGCAGACGCTATAG
- a CDS encoding FecR domain-containing protein, whose protein sequence is MLACVFWVDTASAQSNNAGCTFELVAGTSRQVLRCREGLTIIAEDRARFALVDRDRNGSADAVRLRRKALLLDAPAGRVRGGFAVVTPQAIAAVRGTKWAVDVARGKTSVFVVKGRVAVQRPASNAGVVLGPGEGVDVEAGTGTLTVKRWPAARVSALMARFGQ, encoded by the coding sequence ATGCTTGCCTGTGTCTTCTGGGTGGATACCGCTTCAGCGCAGTCGAATAACGCCGGCTGTACGTTCGAACTGGTAGCAGGTACGTCCCGACAAGTTCTGAGATGCCGGGAAGGCCTTACCATCATTGCGGAAGATCGCGCTCGTTTTGCACTGGTGGACCGTGATCGAAATGGTAGTGCCGATGCGGTCAGATTACGGCGCAAGGCGCTGTTGCTCGATGCTCCAGCCGGCAGGGTCCGGGGTGGCTTCGCTGTCGTCACCCCGCAGGCGATCGCCGCGGTGCGAGGTACAAAATGGGCAGTCGACGTTGCCCGAGGCAAGACGTCTGTTTTCGTCGTCAAAGGTCGCGTCGCCGTGCAAAGGCCGGCGTCCAATGCTGGCGTAGTCCTCGGGCCGGGCGAAGGCGTCGATGTGGAAGCCGGAACAGGCACACTGACGGTCAAGCGCTGGCCCGCCGCACGTGTTTCGGCTTTGATGGCCCGTTTCGGTCAGTAA